The Tamandua tetradactyla isolate mTamTet1 chromosome 23, mTamTet1.pri, whole genome shotgun sequence genomic interval CTGCCTTCTAGGCCCTTGGATTCCTTTTGCCAATTTCAGAACTTGACGTAAATGTCATCGTACAGTGTGtgggtgtttttgttttgatccctggcttcttttgctcagcattTTATTTGCCGTGGTCTGTGGTTGGTTTTTTTGAATGCCTGTGTCATTTCCTTTACCTGAAACCACAGTGgtttaaggaagaaaaagtaaaaaggagcACGGGATGTGAACGACGAGGCCTGGCTGAGCTGGTGGTTTGAGGTGTGAAGGATCTCCCATTCGGATTCATTTGACGAATGTTCTAGATTTCACTGGTTCTCGGTCATAATTATGGTCGTCCGATCCTTATTAAGGAAGTCGGTTGTTAGGGTGATGGTTCCTGAAGCTCGGGTGGGGCCGGGACACGGGTCACAGCCTCACGATTTCTGTTATCTGGGGGAGAATGCAGGAGGAGGGAGGACAGCGGGCGCGACCTGTCGGTGGATCATCTGACCCCTGCCTTCTGTTTCCGCCCTAGGTGACATGTCGGATCCCACAGCGTACCAGGCGGCCGCTGGGCCCTCCTCCATGCCGTCCGCGCCCCCGTCCTACGAGGAGACGGTGGCCGTTCACAGTTACTTCCCCGGACCCCCGGCGCCCGTGCCCGGGCCGACCACGGGGCTGGTGTCGGGCTCCGACGGGAAGGGCATGCACCCCCCTGCCTACTACACGCAGCCCATGCCCGCCCCCAACACCAATGCCAGTACGTGCGGCCGCCCGGTGCCCCCTCGCTGTCCCTTGACCCCCGGCCCCCGGGTGGGGTCCCTCCCTTGAGCGGGAGCAGAGGGCCCTTAAGTGCCAGCCAGCCCCGAGCTTTGGGCCCCTTCTCCTGAAATGCCACGGCCGGTCTTTTGGGTTCCGCCCTGGCCGGGCTCGTGGTTGGGTCCTGCTGACCTGCACGCTGACATCTTCCCCGTGTCCACCATAAACTCACCACAGGGGCACGGCCGCCCCTCTGCCCTTTGGCACTTCATGCTGCGCAGGTGTGCCCAGGTGTGCCCAGGTAGCCGGTGCAGGGTCAGGAGCAGTTGAGGAAGAAACCGCCAGCTCAGAGAGTGGGCTGGGCCCCCAGACCGGGTTGACTTAACCTCCCCGTCCTCGGTGGCCTTATGAGGAGACGAGGCTCCTTGCGAATCTGCAGTGGGGACGTGTCAAGGTGAAAGAAGAAGCTTCAGGGTGGTGGGCACTGAGGAATCATTTTACTGGCTTTGAGTTGTTTTGGCTCCTTGAGGAAGAGAACAAGGAAATAGCTTTAGACTATCTTGGATCACActggtattaattattttttgtttttatttagttttggg includes:
- the LITAF gene encoding lipopolysaccharide-induced tumor necrosis factor-alpha factor isoform X2, with amino-acid sequence MSDPTAYQAAAGPSSMPSAPPSYEETVAVHSYFPGPPAPVPGPTTGLVSGSDGKGMHPPAYYTQPMPAPNTNAIAVQTVYVQQPVSFFDRPVQMCCPSCNKMVVTRLSYTAGALTWLSCGSLCLLGISGPE